A genomic window from Pseudomonadales bacterium includes:
- a CDS encoding FAD-binding oxidoreductase codes for MADSAGDSLIVVGAGIVGASTALALQRDGHRVLLIDREGPAAGASFGNAGGVVDGSAAPTAMPDIVFDVLRMVGRPLSPLTIRPSYLATALPWLLRFIRESRRARVLQNALDLHALSRFAAFGWRSLTDNTPQSRLLRDVGWLKVYETETAFRRTAHTRYLMDKVGADYEVLNPDQIRDLEPGLAPLFARAIFQRGSLHVRNPGQMVRGMVERFVSNGGRFERFDLQRIDCQCGAIRLHGPAGVLQGGKVVIAAGAWSGQLARQVGDRVPLESERGYHLMLTGQASDRLSRPVMNGERSFVLSPMDMGLRLTSQVEFAGLDAEPDYRRVRSLVDQARRMLPGLPVAEHSVWMGRRPSLPDSLPVLGYSRCTDRVVYAFGHQHLGMTLGPISGLVIADLLAGRKPGVDLHPYRVTRF; via the coding sequence GTGGCTGACTCTGCCGGCGATTCGCTGATCGTCGTGGGCGCGGGTATCGTCGGTGCCTCCACCGCCCTGGCGCTGCAGCGCGACGGACACCGGGTGCTGCTGATCGACCGTGAAGGACCGGCAGCAGGTGCGTCTTTCGGCAATGCAGGCGGGGTGGTGGATGGCTCTGCGGCCCCCACCGCGATGCCGGACATCGTCTTCGATGTGCTACGGATGGTAGGGCGCCCACTGTCACCGCTGACGATCCGACCCTCTTATCTGGCCACCGCGCTGCCCTGGCTGCTGCGTTTCATCCGGGAGAGCAGGCGCGCCCGGGTGCTGCAGAATGCGCTTGATCTCCATGCGTTGAGCCGCTTTGCCGCCTTCGGCTGGCGTTCGCTCACCGACAACACCCCGCAGAGCAGGCTGCTGCGGGATGTGGGCTGGCTGAAAGTCTATGAGACAGAGACAGCATTCAGGCGTACGGCCCACACCCGCTATCTGATGGATAAAGTGGGTGCGGACTACGAAGTGCTGAATCCCGACCAGATCCGGGATCTCGAGCCCGGTCTCGCACCGCTGTTTGCCCGCGCCATCTTCCAGCGTGGCAGCCTCCATGTGCGCAACCCCGGGCAGATGGTCAGGGGTATGGTGGAGCGCTTTGTCAGCAATGGCGGTCGGTTCGAGCGCTTTGATCTGCAGCGGATCGACTGCCAGTGCGGCGCCATTCGACTGCACGGACCCGCTGGGGTACTGCAGGGTGGCAAAGTGGTCATCGCCGCCGGTGCCTGGTCCGGGCAGCTGGCCAGGCAGGTTGGTGACCGGGTGCCGCTGGAATCGGAACGGGGCTATCACCTGATGTTGACCGGGCAGGCCTCGGATCGGCTGAGTCGTCCGGTCATGAACGGGGAACGTTCTTTCGTGCTTTCACCCATGGACATGGGGCTGCGGCTCACCAGTCAGGTTGAATTTGCCGGCCTGGATGCAGAGCCCGATTACCGGCGGGTGCGCAGTCTGGTCGATCAGGCCCGGCGCATGCTGCCCGGCCTGCCGGTGGCCGAGCACTCGGTGTGGATGGGACGTAGACCGTCGCTGCCCGATTCGCTGCCGGTGCTCGGATATTCCCGGTGCACGGACAGAGTCGTGTATGCGTTTGGTCACCAGCACCTGGGCATGACCCTGGGTCCGATCTCGGGTCTGGTGATCGCCGACCTGCTCGCGGGTCGGAAACCCGGCGTGGATCTGCACCCCTATCGGGTGACTCGCTTCTGA
- a CDS encoding aminotransferase class IV, giving the protein MANPDNQRIAYYNGAYLPEGEIRIPFRDRGFLHGDGVFDMTRTFGGEIFRIEEHVDRLYRSLRSLQIEVPLQRDEMVVISREVLRRNARFLDASTDYWVAQRVSRGLAAVGDEGWEQDGATVIVECIPLPLAKRATCYRDGIDLVVSPVRRTAPDALTPRAKTFNYLNLITANMAAPAAGPNTMTVVLDHNGNLAEGLGANLFLVQDGVCRTPKEQYVLPGVSRACVMELARDLGLGVEEADLDFHDAYNADEIFLTSTSLCIVPVRSFCGATVGTGVLPGPVTARITRAYSDLVGFDFVAQYLSHLS; this is encoded by the coding sequence ATGGCGAATCCCGACAATCAGCGCATTGCCTATTACAACGGTGCTTATCTCCCGGAAGGGGAGATCCGCATTCCCTTCCGGGATCGTGGCTTTCTGCATGGAGACGGCGTGTTCGATATGACCCGTACCTTCGGTGGTGAGATATTCCGCATCGAAGAACACGTGGATCGGCTCTATCGCTCCCTGCGCTCGCTGCAGATCGAAGTGCCGCTGCAGCGGGATGAAATGGTGGTGATCAGCCGCGAAGTTCTGCGCCGGAATGCACGCTTTCTCGATGCGAGTACCGACTACTGGGTGGCCCAGCGGGTTTCCCGCGGACTGGCGGCGGTGGGCGATGAAGGCTGGGAGCAGGATGGCGCGACCGTCATCGTGGAATGCATACCGCTGCCGCTCGCAAAGCGCGCTACCTGCTACCGGGATGGAATAGACCTGGTGGTCTCACCGGTTCGGCGTACGGCCCCCGACGCTCTCACTCCCCGGGCCAAGACCTTCAACTATCTCAATCTCATCACCGCCAATATGGCGGCGCCTGCGGCTGGCCCGAATACCATGACCGTGGTGCTGGATCACAACGGCAATCTGGCGGAAGGTCTGGGGGCAAACCTTTTTCTGGTGCAGGACGGGGTCTGCCGCACGCCGAAAGAGCAGTATGTGCTGCCTGGCGTCTCCCGGGCCTGTGTCATGGAACTTGCCCGGGACCTCGGGCTGGGCGTGGAAGAGGCCGACCTGGATTTTCACGACGCCTACAATGCGGATGAGATATTTCTGACCTCGACCAGCCTGTGCATCGTCCCGGTGCGCTCATTCTGTGGTGCAACAGTGGGTACCGGCGTGCTGCCCGGCCCGGTCACCGCCCGCATCACCCGTGCATATTCGGATCTGGTGGGCTTTGACTTCGTTGCCCAGTATCTCAGCCACCTGAGCTGA
- a CDS encoding APC family permease, with amino-acid sequence MSDNRLQRKIGLGGAVFTLIGYIVGASIFILPGQLAGLAGPAVVLAYLLASIPALVSCLIAAQVGAMLPVSAADYVFSSVVLHPFLGFLKVWTSTIALLVGVPLLAYGFADYFAFFLPEVDRIVVAVTVVVALMVINLLGLRTSVRTQMFMVAVFVTALLTFGIGGLFYVDWSLLTPVVPNGIDSVLSAAVPAFYSYSGFAVIVVIGEEIRNPGRTVPLTLVITFVIVATIYTLVTIVLPGLVPWEQLGTMVAPMSAASRLFLPEWFATFITLSALLAAATSINALILTTSRSFFALARNRIYPAALTHLSRSTREPNRAIVLVVAVTLIGIALQGEIIQYASVSTIGAMFYGIVWSIALIRMPVKLPDHYRDAAFRLSLPVIWIVAGIQISVSALFLYIGVRNNPEPSFVYLILVLIGATYYFARQQHLARRGVSLHDLLRHESRQTAT; translated from the coding sequence GTGAGCGATAACCGGCTGCAGCGCAAAATCGGGCTCGGTGGTGCGGTGTTCACCCTGATCGGTTACATCGTCGGGGCCTCAATTTTCATCCTGCCCGGACAACTCGCCGGACTCGCGGGTCCGGCGGTAGTCCTCGCTTACCTGTTGGCCTCGATTCCTGCGCTGGTCAGCTGTCTGATTGCCGCCCAGGTGGGCGCCATGCTGCCGGTGAGTGCGGCCGACTACGTGTTCTCCAGCGTGGTCCTGCATCCCTTTCTCGGCTTCCTGAAGGTCTGGACCAGCACCATCGCCCTGCTGGTCGGGGTACCGCTGCTCGCCTACGGCTTTGCCGACTACTTTGCCTTCTTCCTGCCCGAGGTGGATCGGATTGTGGTGGCGGTGACCGTGGTCGTGGCTCTGATGGTGATCAACCTGCTGGGCCTGCGCACGAGTGTGCGCACGCAGATGTTCATGGTCGCAGTATTCGTCACCGCGCTGCTGACCTTCGGGATCGGTGGGCTCTTCTATGTGGACTGGTCTCTGCTCACGCCCGTGGTGCCGAACGGCATCGACAGTGTGCTCAGCGCCGCGGTGCCGGCTTTCTACTCCTATTCCGGCTTCGCGGTTATCGTGGTGATCGGCGAAGAGATCCGCAATCCCGGTCGGACGGTGCCCCTGACTCTGGTCATTACCTTCGTCATTGTTGCGACCATTTACACGCTGGTGACGATCGTGCTGCCCGGTCTGGTGCCCTGGGAACAACTCGGCACCATGGTCGCGCCGATGAGTGCTGCTTCCCGGCTTTTTCTGCCGGAGTGGTTTGCCACCTTCATCACCCTGAGCGCACTCCTGGCAGCGGCAACCTCAATCAATGCGCTGATACTCACAACCTCCCGCAGTTTCTTCGCGCTGGCGCGCAACCGTATCTACCCGGCGGCACTCACCCATCTGAGTCGCAGCACCCGGGAGCCGAATCGCGCCATCGTGCTGGTAGTGGCCGTCACGCTGATCGGTATCGCACTGCAGGGGGAAATCATCCAGTATGCGTCTGTTTCCACCATCGGCGCGATGTTCTATGGCATCGTCTGGTCGATTGCACTGATCCGCATGCCGGTGAAGCTGCCCGATCACTATCGTGATGCGGCCTTCAGACTCAGCCTGCCGGTGATCTGGATCGTGGCGGGCATTCAGATCAGTGTGTCTGCACTGTTTCTGTATATCGGTGTGCGCAACAATCCGGAGCCGTCGTTCGTCTATCTGATCCTGGTGCTGATTGGCGCCACCTACTACTTCGCACGTCAACAGCATCTGGCGCGCCGGGGTGTTTCTCTGCATGATCTGCTGCGTCACGAATCCCGACAGACCGCAACCTGA
- a CDS encoding polymer-forming cytoskeletal protein: protein MSMFDKRKDNDPPAQEPFAQGNPAVERRVPEPTTRGVAMIGKTISIKGDITGEESLIIEGKVDGTISLKNNDLTVGQSGVVNANITASVVRIDGEVKGDIIGIEKVVISKTGKVRGNIVGPRVTLEDGAKFKGSIDMDPGSNEIGSGANRATSAPSKPTPVENKTADATRKV, encoded by the coding sequence ATGTCCATGTTCGATAAGCGCAAAGATAACGATCCACCAGCTCAGGAACCTTTTGCTCAAGGCAATCCAGCCGTCGAGCGCCGGGTACCGGAACCCACTACCAGAGGAGTCGCAATGATCGGCAAGACCATCAGCATCAAGGGCGATATCACCGGCGAAGAAAGCCTGATCATCGAAGGCAAGGTCGACGGCACCATCTCACTGAAGAACAATGACCTCACCGTCGGCCAATCCGGCGTGGTAAACGCCAACATCACCGCCAGTGTGGTGCGCATCGACGGCGAAGTGAAAGGCGACATCATCGGTATCGAGAAGGTTGTGATCTCCAAGACCGGCAAGGTGCGTGGCAATATCGTCGGCCCCCGGGTGACCCTCGAAGACGGTGCCAAGTTCAAGGGCAGCATCGATATGGATCCCGGCAGCAACGAGATCGGCAGCGGTGCCAACCGGGCCACCTCCGCCCCCAGCAAGCCCACCCCTGTGGAGAATAAGACGGCAGACGCCACCCGCAAGGTTTGA
- a CDS encoding serine hydrolase encodes MIDRLPRAVLALTLVFAAVLSQAQTGGFDPARLTRLIETGMAQWHVPGLAVMVIEGGELVYQRGFGTTAIADGKPVDVHTLFANASTTKAMVVAGILMLADEGRLSLDDPASRHLPELHFHPLIENSQITIRDLLAHRTGLPSTDFWTFSLQMPLAEQIRRLPLVVPEAAPRTRLIYQNTMYELAGLIIERVSGKPWERFLRERLWRPLGMRETYGARADIPGRKVHVVPHDYLRGELRELPYDLPAQMADAAGSVWSSIHDMTLWAGFLLHGGVNDKGQRLISEQGMHEMFEPHQLATPGDFYPTVELTRPHWRTYGLGWFQQDFQGRRIEFHTGSLDGLIAIMGLDRAADRAVVVMGNRDHAELRHAILWEVMDESAPAQRRDWGSEVFDLYQRIDEVAEANWQTHEDARLADTRPSLPLTAYAGSYSNPVLGTLRVVLTEVTAENRGDTPQMPQLILQVGDRNYPLAHWHLDTFQVTYEFWRHGDFAGFMIDTNAEVSAVEVFGERFARERP; translated from the coding sequence GTGATAGACCGTCTGCCGCGCGCTGTACTGGCGCTTACCCTCGTTTTTGCGGCTGTGCTCAGCCAGGCTCAGACCGGCGGTTTCGATCCGGCGCGATTGACCCGGTTGATCGAGACCGGTATGGCGCAATGGCATGTACCGGGTCTGGCGGTGATGGTGATCGAGGGTGGGGAACTGGTGTACCAGCGCGGTTTCGGCACCACGGCCATTGCCGATGGCAAGCCGGTGGACGTACACACGCTGTTCGCCAACGCTTCCACCACCAAGGCCATGGTCGTGGCCGGCATCCTCATGCTCGCGGACGAAGGCCGGCTGAGCCTCGACGATCCTGCCTCCCGACATCTGCCGGAACTGCACTTCCATCCGCTGATCGAGAACTCGCAGATCACCATTCGCGATCTGCTGGCGCATCGGACCGGGCTGCCTTCCACGGATTTCTGGACTTTTTCCCTGCAGATGCCGCTCGCTGAACAGATTCGACGCCTGCCGCTCGTGGTGCCGGAGGCGGCGCCGCGTACCCGACTCATCTATCAGAACACCATGTATGAACTCGCGGGCCTGATCATTGAGCGCGTGTCCGGAAAACCCTGGGAACGTTTCCTGCGCGAGCGCCTGTGGCGTCCGCTGGGGATGCGGGAAACCTATGGTGCCCGGGCGGATATTCCAGGCCGCAAAGTGCATGTGGTTCCCCATGATTATCTGCGCGGTGAACTGCGGGAACTGCCCTACGATCTGCCGGCACAGATGGCGGACGCGGCAGGTTCGGTGTGGTCTTCGATACACGATATGACGCTCTGGGCGGGGTTTCTGCTGCACGGCGGTGTTAACGACAAGGGCCAGCGACTGATCAGTGAGCAGGGCATGCATGAGATGTTTGAACCGCACCAGCTTGCGACACCGGGCGACTTCTATCCGACCGTTGAACTGACCAGACCGCACTGGCGTACTTACGGGCTCGGATGGTTTCAGCAGGACTTTCAGGGCCGCAGGATCGAGTTCCACACCGGCAGTCTGGATGGGCTGATTGCGATCATGGGTCTGGACCGCGCGGCGGATCGGGCAGTAGTGGTTATGGGTAATCGGGACCACGCTGAGCTGCGTCATGCGATTCTGTGGGAAGTGATGGATGAGTCTGCCCCTGCACAGAGGCGCGACTGGGGCAGCGAGGTCTTCGATCTGTATCAGCGGATCGACGAAGTCGCGGAGGCAAACTGGCAGACCCATGAAGACGCACGTCTGGCAGACACCCGGCCCAGTCTGCCGCTGACCGCCTATGCCGGCAGCTACTCCAACCCGGTCCTTGGCACGTTGCGTGTTGTGTTAACAGAAGTTACAGCAGAAAACCGTGGGGATACCCCTCAGATGCCCCAACTGATTCTGCAGGTAGGTGACCGGAACTATCCGCTTGCGCACTGGCATCTGGATACCTTCCAGGTGACTTACGAGTTCTGGCGGCACGGGGATTTCGCGGGGTTTATGATCGATACGAATGCGGAAGTTTCTGCAGTCGAAGTCTTCGGTGAACGCTTCGCTCGAGAGCGGCCCTAG
- a CDS encoding PA domain-containing protein, whose protein sequence is MIRPLLMLQRLDYQPGAAQGSWQQPFDLVGIHARMPAHWQFDFQGKSLSFPWWDGYIAGSGLQEDRVSVEDAEIVFVGYGSKAPEYGWNDFKHQDLQGKILLMLNNDPDWDPDLFEGNTRLYCGRWVYKYESAARQGAAGAIIIHATASAAYPWQVVQTSWSGAQFELPAGIEPRIAIKGWLTENAAEELVALSGRRLSELVESARDREFEPVPLGITSSLAFDNELSRTRKCQRPRSAPWQRPGAAPVAAR, encoded by the coding sequence TTGATTCGGCCACTACTGATGCTGCAGCGCCTCGACTATCAACCGGGAGCCGCACAGGGAAGCTGGCAGCAACCCTTCGATCTGGTCGGCATCCACGCCCGTATGCCGGCTCACTGGCAATTCGACTTTCAGGGCAAATCGCTGTCGTTCCCGTGGTGGGATGGCTACATCGCCGGCAGCGGTCTACAGGAAGATCGGGTCAGTGTGGAAGATGCCGAAATCGTCTTCGTGGGCTACGGCAGCAAAGCACCCGAATACGGCTGGAACGATTTCAAGCATCAGGATCTGCAGGGAAAGATTCTGCTGATGCTCAACAACGATCCCGACTGGGATCCTGATCTTTTCGAGGGTAATACCCGTCTCTACTGCGGGCGCTGGGTGTACAAATACGAAAGTGCTGCGCGGCAGGGCGCGGCGGGTGCCATCATCATTCACGCCACGGCTTCCGCTGCGTATCCCTGGCAGGTGGTACAGACTTCCTGGTCCGGTGCGCAGTTCGAGCTGCCCGCCGGAATTGAGCCACGCATCGCGATCAAAGGCTGGCTTACGGAAAACGCCGCCGAAGAACTGGTTGCACTTTCCGGCAGACGGCTCTCGGAGCTGGTCGAGTCTGCAAGGGATCGGGAGTTCGAGCCTGTGCCCCTGGGCATCACTTCCAGCCTGGCCTTCGACAACGAACTCTCCCGCACCCGGAAGTGCCAACGTCCTCGGTCTGCTCCCTGGCAACGACCCGGAGCTGCCCCGGTGGCTGCCCGGTGA
- a CDS encoding putative quinol monooxygenase has translation MNRLNSVSRTILLMLLASVTAMVSATAMADAHEKECNAAEVGYVATFNVKPGSEAAFEAALSNLARTVRKMEPGAVLYAPFRGAEGRYYMMERYVDEAARKVHGTSTEVQALFPALGPHLAGAPDVQPVSAICP, from the coding sequence ATGAACAGGCTGAATTCCGTCTCGCGCACCATCCTGCTGATGCTGCTTGCGAGCGTCACTGCGATGGTGAGTGCGACTGCCATGGCGGATGCTCATGAAAAGGAATGCAACGCTGCCGAAGTCGGCTACGTGGCGACTTTCAATGTAAAGCCGGGCAGCGAGGCGGCCTTTGAAGCGGCACTGTCGAATCTCGCCCGGACCGTGCGAAAAATGGAGCCGGGAGCGGTGCTCTATGCTCCCTTCAGAGGTGCCGAAGGCCGTTACTACATGATGGAGCGCTATGTGGATGAGGCGGCGCGCAAGGTGCACGGTACTTCCACGGAGGTGCAGGCGCTGTTCCCGGCACTCGGCCCCCACCTCGCCGGTGCGCCCGACGTGCAGCCTGTGAGCGCCATCTGTCCCTAG